From the genome of Halictus rubicundus isolate RS-2024b chromosome 2, iyHalRubi1_principal, whole genome shotgun sequence, one region includes:
- the Drongo gene encoding arf GTPase activating protein drongo isoform X1, with the protein MMASAKRKQDEKNLKILRELVSQPGNKECFDCHQRGPTYVNMTIGSFVCTSCSGMLRGLTPPHRVKSISMATFTQEEIDFIKEHGNEYCRRIWLGLMNPNSPQTLDTKDEQKMKELMSAKYEFKRYYLEPSMANQKSQSPNQTNIPRVPNSGASNLSPTSATKSNNSESVNSNNFSADFVADFSKVPAPFITTTAPANKLSQPIAPQPFFANFDNNPIFNSSKNTNIELSSSFNQSTTNSTNVMNANGTNMPPSEDRYAALKDLDSLMKQTQLKDETVTTLNTSNTWNANNGISSNSIWNVGNQTTHVISNPFATGDLWRPSANVVNNNNNNNNNNTQSIDTSLCNPINPFKPVQFPMNNDPQWVGIGPSSNRDVIQFSQLMTNKVWQPTLPAYHANPFMVGSGVSNMTRNSNNPFL; encoded by the exons ATGATGGCTTCTGCGAAGAGAAAGCAAGacgagaaaaatttgaaaatactacGCGAGCTGGTCTCGCAACCCGGTAACAAAGAATGTTTCGACTGCCATCAGCGAGGTCCAACTTACGTCAACATGACAATCGGTTCGTTTGTCTGTACTTCTTGTTCTGGTATGCT GCGGGGCTTGACACCACCACATAGAGTAAAATCTATTTCTATGGCAACATTTACTCAAGAAGAAATAGATTTTATAAAGGAACACGGTAACGAATACTGCAGAAGGATATGGTTGGGGTTAATGAATCCGAATTCCCCTCAAACCTTAGATACAAAAGACgaacaaaaaatgaaagaacTAATGAGTGCAAAGTATGAATTTAAAAGATACTATTTGGAACCGTCCATGGCAAATCAAAAGTCGCAATCACCGAATCAAACTAACATTCCAAGGGTTCCAAACTCTGGGGCATCCAATTTATCTCCTACATCTGCCACAAAATCAAACAACTCTGAGTCAGTTAATTCTAATAACTTTTCGGCAGATTTTGTAGCTGATTTCAGCAAAGTTCCTGCTCCCTTTATTACTACTACAGCACCTGCAAACAAACTCAGTCAACCAATTGCACCTCAGCCATTTTTTGCCAATTTTGACAACAATCCTATTTTTAATAGTTCAAAAAATACAA ATATCGAATTGTCCAGTTCATTTAATCAATCTACAACAAATTCAACAAATGTAATGAATGCAAATGGAACAAACATGCCTCCATCAGAAGATCGTTATGCAGCCTTGAAAGATTTAGATTCCTTAATGAAACAAACTCAACTGAAAGATGAAACTGTAACAACGCTAAATACATCTAACACATGGAATGCTAATAATGGTAtat cttcaaattcaatttggaaCGTCGGAAATCAAACTACTCACGTAATCTCAAATCCTTTTGCTACTGGTGATTTATGGCGACCATCGGCCAATgtagtaaataataataataataataataataataatacacaaTCAATTGATACCTCTCTATGCAACCCCATTAATCCATTTAAGCCAGTACAATTTCCTATGAATAACG ATCCACAATGGGTAGGTATCGGACCTTCCAGTAACAGAGATGTAATTCAATTTAGTCAATTAATGACGAATAAAGTATGGCAACCTACTCTTCCAGCATATCATGCAAATCCTTTTATG GTTGGATCCGGTGTGAGCAACATGACAAGAAATTCGAACAATCCTTTCTTATGA
- the Drongo gene encoding arf GTPase activating protein drongo isoform X2 gives MMASAKRKQDEKNLKILRELVSQPGNKECFDCHQRGPTYVNMTIGSFVCTSCSGMLRGLTPPHRVKSISMATFTQEEIDFIKEHGNEYCRRIWLGLMNPNSPQTLDTKDEQKMKELMSAKYEFKRYYLEPSMANQKSQSPNQTNIPRVPNSGASNLSPTSATKSNNSESVNSNNFSADFVADFSKVPAPFITTTAPANKLSQPIAPQPFFANFDNNPIFNSSKNTNIELSSSFNQSTTNSTNVMNANGTNMPPSEDRYAALKDLDSLMKQTQLKDETVTTLNTSNTWNANNASNSIWNVGNQTTHVISNPFATGDLWRPSANVVNNNNNNNNNNTQSIDTSLCNPINPFKPVQFPMNNDPQWVGIGPSSNRDVIQFSQLMTNKVWQPTLPAYHANPFMVGSGVSNMTRNSNNPFL, from the exons ATGATGGCTTCTGCGAAGAGAAAGCAAGacgagaaaaatttgaaaatactacGCGAGCTGGTCTCGCAACCCGGTAACAAAGAATGTTTCGACTGCCATCAGCGAGGTCCAACTTACGTCAACATGACAATCGGTTCGTTTGTCTGTACTTCTTGTTCTGGTATGCT GCGGGGCTTGACACCACCACATAGAGTAAAATCTATTTCTATGGCAACATTTACTCAAGAAGAAATAGATTTTATAAAGGAACACGGTAACGAATACTGCAGAAGGATATGGTTGGGGTTAATGAATCCGAATTCCCCTCAAACCTTAGATACAAAAGACgaacaaaaaatgaaagaacTAATGAGTGCAAAGTATGAATTTAAAAGATACTATTTGGAACCGTCCATGGCAAATCAAAAGTCGCAATCACCGAATCAAACTAACATTCCAAGGGTTCCAAACTCTGGGGCATCCAATTTATCTCCTACATCTGCCACAAAATCAAACAACTCTGAGTCAGTTAATTCTAATAACTTTTCGGCAGATTTTGTAGCTGATTTCAGCAAAGTTCCTGCTCCCTTTATTACTACTACAGCACCTGCAAACAAACTCAGTCAACCAATTGCACCTCAGCCATTTTTTGCCAATTTTGACAACAATCCTATTTTTAATAGTTCAAAAAATACAA ATATCGAATTGTCCAGTTCATTTAATCAATCTACAACAAATTCAACAAATGTAATGAATGCAAATGGAACAAACATGCCTCCATCAGAAGATCGTTATGCAGCCTTGAAAGATTTAGATTCCTTAATGAAACAAACTCAACTGAAAGATGAAACTGTAACAACGCTAAATACATCTAACACATGGAATGCTAATAATG cttcaaattcaatttggaaCGTCGGAAATCAAACTACTCACGTAATCTCAAATCCTTTTGCTACTGGTGATTTATGGCGACCATCGGCCAATgtagtaaataataataataataataataataataatacacaaTCAATTGATACCTCTCTATGCAACCCCATTAATCCATTTAAGCCAGTACAATTTCCTATGAATAACG ATCCACAATGGGTAGGTATCGGACCTTCCAGTAACAGAGATGTAATTCAATTTAGTCAATTAATGACGAATAAAGTATGGCAACCTACTCTTCCAGCATATCATGCAAATCCTTTTATG GTTGGATCCGGTGTGAGCAACATGACAAGAAATTCGAACAATCCTTTCTTATGA
- the Dock gene encoding SH2/SH3 adaptor protein dock isoform X2 — MSSLKIGKTSQDDVCYVVAKYDYGAQGAQELDLRKNERYLLLDDSKHWWRVQSARGQAGYVPSNYVKKEKPSLFDSIKKKVKKGSGSKTLPSSNSPSRAVESPIMARRLPADPSEAIGTAVVKYNYQAQQADELALVKGTRILILEKSNDGWWRGQSGTHAGWFPSNYTQEEGDADDTLHTYAMAENVLDIVVALYSFSSNNDQELSFEKGDRLEILDRPPADPEWYKARNSQGQIGLVPRNYLQELSEYLTQPYRERGMTSNEISTGDSLERRPDPGDRPHLVGKPWYYGSISRSQCDTLLNQHGHDGDFLIRDSETNVGDYSVSLKAPGRNKHFRVHVEGAQYCIGQRKFHTLDLLVDHYQRAPIYTNKQGEKLYLVRPLPKGNPSTNGC, encoded by the exons AAGTTTAAAAATCG GCAAGACAAGTCAAGACGACGTGTGTTATGTTGTCGCTAAATATGACTATGGAGCACAAGGTGCTCAAGAGTTAGATCTACGTAAGAACGAGCGTTACTTGTTACTCGATGACTCGAAGCATTGGTGGAGAGTGCAAAGTGCAAGAGGCCAGGCCGGCTATGTGCCAAGTAATtatgttaaaaaagaaaagccATCTCTTTTCGATAGTATCAAAAAGAAAGTCAAAAAGGGCTCTGGCTCGAAAACTCTACCATCTAGCAATTCACCATCTAGAGCTGTAGAATCTCCAATTATGGCGAGGCGCTTGCCTGCTGACCCAAGCGAAGCGATAGGCACAGCAGTTGTCAAATATAATTACCAGGCACAACAGGCAGATGAACTGGCACTTGTCAAAGGCACTAGAATTCTAATATTAGAAAAGAGTAACGATGGATGGTGGAGAGGTCAAAGTGGTACCCATGCTGGCTGGTTTCCGTCAAATTATACTCAAGAAGAAGGAGATGCAGACGATACTCTTCACACGTACGCAATGGCAGAAAATGTTCTTGATATTGTTGTGGCACTTTATTCATTTTCCTCAAACAACGACCAAGAGTTGTCCTTCGAGAAAGGTGATCGTTTAGAAATTCTTGACCGTCCACCAGCGGATCCAGAATGGTATAAAGCAAGAAATAGCCAAGGGCAGATAGGTCTTGTACCGCGTAATTATCTCCAAGAACTCAGTGAGTATTTGACGCAACCATATCGCGAACGAGGAATGACAAGTAATGAGATTAGTACGGGTGATTCCCTTGAAAGAAGGCCAGACCCTGGCGATAGACCACATCTTGTTGGAAAACCCTGGTACTATGGTAGCATTTCACGTTCACAGTGCGACACACTGTTGAACCAACACGGTCATGACGGCGACTTTTTAATTAGAGATAGTGAAACTAAT GTGGGAGATTACTCAGTATCTTTAAAAGCTCCAGGACGTAATAAGCATTTTAGGGTACACGTGGAAGGAGCACAATATTGTATTGGTCAAAGAAAATTCCATACACTAGATCTGTTGGTAGACCATTATCAACGAGCGCCTATTTATACTAACAAGCAGGGTGAGAAGTTATACTTGGTGCGCCCATTGCCAAAAGGCAACCCCAGTACCAATGGTTGCTAG
- the Dock gene encoding SH2/SH3 adaptor protein dock isoform X1: MAAMKHGKTSQDDVCYVVAKYDYGAQGAQELDLRKNERYLLLDDSKHWWRVQSARGQAGYVPSNYVKKEKPSLFDSIKKKVKKGSGSKTLPSSNSPSRAVESPIMARRLPADPSEAIGTAVVKYNYQAQQADELALVKGTRILILEKSNDGWWRGQSGTHAGWFPSNYTQEEGDADDTLHTYAMAENVLDIVVALYSFSSNNDQELSFEKGDRLEILDRPPADPEWYKARNSQGQIGLVPRNYLQELSEYLTQPYRERGMTSNEISTGDSLERRPDPGDRPHLVGKPWYYGSISRSQCDTLLNQHGHDGDFLIRDSETNVGDYSVSLKAPGRNKHFRVHVEGAQYCIGQRKFHTLDLLVDHYQRAPIYTNKQGEKLYLVRPLPKGNPSTNGC; the protein is encoded by the exons ATGGCAGCCATGAAGCATG GCAAGACAAGTCAAGACGACGTGTGTTATGTTGTCGCTAAATATGACTATGGAGCACAAGGTGCTCAAGAGTTAGATCTACGTAAGAACGAGCGTTACTTGTTACTCGATGACTCGAAGCATTGGTGGAGAGTGCAAAGTGCAAGAGGCCAGGCCGGCTATGTGCCAAGTAATtatgttaaaaaagaaaagccATCTCTTTTCGATAGTATCAAAAAGAAAGTCAAAAAGGGCTCTGGCTCGAAAACTCTACCATCTAGCAATTCACCATCTAGAGCTGTAGAATCTCCAATTATGGCGAGGCGCTTGCCTGCTGACCCAAGCGAAGCGATAGGCACAGCAGTTGTCAAATATAATTACCAGGCACAACAGGCAGATGAACTGGCACTTGTCAAAGGCACTAGAATTCTAATATTAGAAAAGAGTAACGATGGATGGTGGAGAGGTCAAAGTGGTACCCATGCTGGCTGGTTTCCGTCAAATTATACTCAAGAAGAAGGAGATGCAGACGATACTCTTCACACGTACGCAATGGCAGAAAATGTTCTTGATATTGTTGTGGCACTTTATTCATTTTCCTCAAACAACGACCAAGAGTTGTCCTTCGAGAAAGGTGATCGTTTAGAAATTCTTGACCGTCCACCAGCGGATCCAGAATGGTATAAAGCAAGAAATAGCCAAGGGCAGATAGGTCTTGTACCGCGTAATTATCTCCAAGAACTCAGTGAGTATTTGACGCAACCATATCGCGAACGAGGAATGACAAGTAATGAGATTAGTACGGGTGATTCCCTTGAAAGAAGGCCAGACCCTGGCGATAGACCACATCTTGTTGGAAAACCCTGGTACTATGGTAGCATTTCACGTTCACAGTGCGACACACTGTTGAACCAACACGGTCATGACGGCGACTTTTTAATTAGAGATAGTGAAACTAAT GTGGGAGATTACTCAGTATCTTTAAAAGCTCCAGGACGTAATAAGCATTTTAGGGTACACGTGGAAGGAGCACAATATTGTATTGGTCAAAGAAAATTCCATACACTAGATCTGTTGGTAGACCATTATCAACGAGCGCCTATTTATACTAACAAGCAGGGTGAGAAGTTATACTTGGTGCGCCCATTGCCAAAAGGCAACCCCAGTACCAATGGTTGCTAG